In Anaerobacillus isosaccharinicus, one genomic interval encodes:
- a CDS encoding MFS transporter — MKIEKGNDKSSRQIIVTALVTALCLIGDSMLYIALPIYYKGVGLQSLWEVGLILSLNRLVRIPLNPMIGWLYRVLTIRTGILVSIVLAVITTVGYGFVQGLVGWIILRVLWGIAWSFLRFGGFLTVIECSNEFNRGKLMGTYNGLLRLGFLVGMLGGGVLVSIFGFNSIAIFFGVLMLIGIPLVLLTVPSKKAEEKREPLNDRFVTIFTRSVIVVLCSGLLLAFIIQGMFTSTISLVMSYHFGEQIDLLGLTVGVTALAGILQGIRWLWEPILTVKVGSLSDGEKGRAPLLILFLVCAAIPLIVIPISTPIYLWLASSLIFMAAGTLVTTLVDTLATDVAKHNAHTNAVITYYTVCVDIGAALGPLVVYLVMSIENGILLTYCFGSFILLLLALFWSKENTNILENKLQIRN, encoded by the coding sequence ATGAAAATAGAGAAAGGAAACGATAAATCATCTCGTCAGATTATAGTTACCGCACTCGTAACAGCTTTATGTTTAATTGGAGACTCTATGCTATATATCGCGTTGCCGATATATTATAAGGGTGTTGGTTTACAATCATTATGGGAAGTAGGGTTAATCTTATCCTTAAATCGTTTGGTCAGGATACCTTTAAATCCAATGATCGGATGGTTATATCGAGTTTTGACAATAAGGACAGGGATATTAGTTTCAATCGTTTTGGCTGTCATTACAACAGTGGGTTATGGATTTGTTCAAGGATTGGTAGGCTGGATCATCTTACGGGTTTTGTGGGGAATTGCTTGGTCATTTTTAAGATTTGGAGGATTTCTTACTGTTATTGAGTGCTCGAACGAATTTAATCGGGGAAAGTTAATGGGTACTTATAACGGTCTTTTACGATTAGGGTTTTTAGTTGGAATGTTAGGTGGAGGCGTTCTCGTTAGTATATTTGGATTTAATTCGATTGCCATTTTCTTCGGAGTACTAATGCTTATTGGAATTCCGTTAGTCTTACTAACAGTTCCTTCTAAGAAAGCTGAAGAAAAGCGAGAACCATTAAACGATAGGTTCGTTACAATTTTTACTAGATCCGTGATTGTTGTACTCTGCAGTGGATTACTATTAGCATTTATTATTCAAGGAATGTTTACCTCAACGATTAGTTTAGTCATGAGTTATCATTTTGGTGAGCAAATCGATTTATTGGGCTTAACAGTCGGAGTAACTGCCTTGGCAGGTATTTTGCAAGGGATACGATGGCTTTGGGAACCTATTCTAACAGTAAAAGTTGGAAGTCTCTCTGATGGTGAGAAGGGAAGGGCACCTTTACTAATTTTATTTTTAGTTTGTGCAGCAATTCCGCTAATTGTTATCCCAATTTCTACACCTATTTATTTATGGTTGGCTAGTAGTCTCATTTTTATGGCTGCTGGAACACTCGTTACAACACTCGTTGATACATTGGCAACTGATGTAGCAAAACATAATGCGCACACAAACGCAGTAATCACATATTACACGGTATGTGTAGATATCGGGGCAGCTCTTGGTCCTTTAGTCGTTTACCTTGTAATGAGCATTGAAAATGGGATTTTACTCACTTATTGTTTTGGATCATTCATTTTATTACTGCTAGCATTGTTTTGGAGTAAGGAAAATACAAATATTTTGGAAAATAAGTTACAAATTCGAAATTAA
- a CDS encoding YvrJ family protein, whose translation MNFSKGGWREMELWIPLISEYGFPVMITLYLLHRIEVKLDTLNDSIKSLAHSLQKPSESKHMKTQKASS comes from the coding sequence ATGAATTTTTCGAAAGGAGGGTGGCGTGAAATGGAGTTGTGGATCCCGCTCATTAGCGAATATGGTTTTCCGGTGATGATTACCCTTTACTTGCTGCATCGTATAGAGGTAAAGCTAGACACATTAAACGATTCGATTAAGAGTCTGGCCCATTCGCTGCAAAAGCCTAGTGAGAGCAAACATATGAAGACGCAAAAAGCTAGTTCGTGA
- a CDS encoding DUF2922 domain-containing protein, translated as MAKKIELIFKNEIGRNVTISLDDPIEPVDTEKVSLVMDQVIAQQAFVSGGGLLVGKAAARIVERNVEPIEIPVN; from the coding sequence ATGGCGAAGAAAATCGAATTAATTTTTAAAAATGAGATTGGTAGAAACGTAACGATTTCATTAGATGACCCAATTGAGCCAGTCGATACAGAAAAAGTATCGTTAGTGATGGATCAGGTGATCGCCCAACAAGCATTCGTTTCAGGCGGAGGTTTATTGGTGGGCAAGGCGGCTGCGCGTATCGTTGAGCGCAATGTTGAACCAATTGAAATTCCAGTAAATTAA
- a CDS encoding DUF1659 domain-containing protein codes for MNILKSRLTITVHAGFDQDGQEVFKTKNFSNVNNLATEEQLLQAAQALVTLQMHTLESVTRTNMYNVF; via the coding sequence ATGAACATTTTAAAATCACGGTTAACAATTACGGTGCATGCGGGCTTTGACCAGGACGGTCAGGAAGTTTTTAAAACAAAGAACTTCTCAAACGTTAACAATTTAGCGACAGAAGAACAACTACTCCAAGCAGCCCAAGCATTAGTAACATTGCAGATGCACACGTTAGAAAGCGTCACAAGAACAAATATGTACAACGTATTTTAA
- a CDS encoding ABC transporter permease: MRNTLKVAKWEIKRNIKNKSFLISLFITPLIFILFMVVPSLFSNDKEATPTKVMVNDQLYIYTELEAIVDQSEFNWVLEPSDMKESDVENELKESEDMAYLFIDERALNEGVVPVYMSDEIDSLFINQVQLLATPIQAVQMEQLGLSTDELAIITKGITFIEPATEETSSKESSGGMTAKELERMVPGAFAGFIMLSIVFTGMAIFQSASDEKKNKIAEIILSSLTPSELMQGKIIGYFALGIIQTFVSIVLVLPVLSWKIDIPFIEYLFVPELVILILIALLGYLLFAALFVGVGATMSDISTAGNFQGLIMMLPFAPFIFIGPVFSDPSGLMAQIGTYIPFTTPGVLILRLSLLEEWPWVEIIIALAILAISAWLFMKLAGKIFKVGILMYGKNASLKEIVKWLRA, encoded by the coding sequence ATGCGTAACACCCTGAAAGTAGCGAAGTGGGAAATTAAACGTAATATTAAGAATAAGTCATTTCTAATTAGCCTATTTATAACACCCCTGATTTTTATATTATTTATGGTAGTACCCAGTCTTTTTAGTAACGATAAAGAAGCAACACCAACGAAAGTAATGGTTAATGATCAGTTATATATTTATACAGAGTTAGAGGCAATAGTTGACCAAAGTGAGTTTAATTGGGTTTTAGAACCATCAGATATGAAAGAGTCAGATGTCGAAAACGAATTAAAAGAAAGCGAAGATATGGCATATCTATTCATAGATGAGCGAGCACTCAATGAAGGAGTAGTTCCTGTTTATATGAGTGATGAAATAGATTCCCTTTTTATTAATCAAGTTCAACTATTAGCAACACCAATCCAAGCTGTGCAAATGGAACAATTGGGTTTGTCTACAGATGAACTAGCAATAATTACTAAAGGTATTACTTTCATCGAGCCAGCAACTGAAGAAACCTCATCTAAAGAGTCTAGTGGTGGCATGACAGCAAAAGAACTAGAACGGATGGTACCTGGGGCCTTTGCTGGATTCATTATGCTTTCAATAGTTTTTACTGGAATGGCGATTTTTCAAAGCGCATCTGATGAAAAGAAAAATAAAATCGCTGAAATTATCCTATCATCATTAACACCCTCAGAATTAATGCAAGGAAAAATAATTGGATATTTTGCTTTAGGAATTATTCAGACTTTCGTTTCTATTGTTTTAGTACTCCCAGTTCTTAGTTGGAAAATCGATATTCCATTCATCGAGTATTTATTTGTTCCAGAACTAGTGATACTAATACTTATAGCTCTGTTAGGATATTTACTCTTTGCTGCACTATTTGTAGGAGTCGGTGCTACGATGTCAGACATTAGTACCGCTGGTAACTTCCAAGGTCTAATTATGATGCTACCATTTGCTCCATTTATATTTATTGGGCCAGTATTTAGTGACCCCAGTGGACTTATGGCACAAATCGGCACCTATATCCCATTCACAACACCAGGAGTGCTCATTCTTCGCCTTTCCTTATTGGAAGAATGGCCTTGGGTTGAAATTATAATTGCTTTAGCTATTTTAGCTATTAGTGCTTGGTTATTTATGAAACTAGCCGGTAAGATATTTAAAGTTGGAATATTGATGTATGGCAAGAATGCTTCTCTAAAAGAAATTGTGAAGTGGTTACGTGCATAA
- a CDS encoding ABC transporter ATP-binding protein — translation METMLTIENLGKSFKETRVLRNISFEVRKGEIMAILGPNGAGKSTTIRNIMGIMYPDEGSITFHNYLDIPRNKIGYLPEERGLYKNVKIMDVLLYLAELKDYPLKKAKERALDYLEKFDLEGKENVPVEELSKGMGQKVQFIASIIHEPEFLILDEPFSGLDPVSQDIFKEEIRKLAEKGTAILLSSHQMNLVEELADRLFMINKGQKVIYGTMDEVKTEYANFKCTIRGKNEKSTLERLPEVQRVEQDGNTSILYLNNNVNPATWIKHLPEQLIINELNIDRVTLHEIFIDIATGKSGMKKVGESNA, via the coding sequence ATGGAAACAATGTTAACCATAGAAAATTTGGGCAAGTCATTTAAAGAAACAAGAGTTCTTCGAAATATTTCCTTTGAAGTTAGGAAAGGGGAAATCATGGCCATACTAGGCCCTAATGGTGCTGGGAAGTCAACTACAATACGTAATATTATGGGGATTATGTATCCGGATGAGGGTTCAATTACATTTCACAACTACCTTGATATCCCACGTAACAAAATTGGCTACCTGCCTGAAGAGCGTGGATTATACAAGAATGTAAAAATAATGGACGTTTTATTGTACCTTGCAGAACTCAAAGATTATCCACTTAAGAAAGCAAAAGAACGAGCACTAGATTACCTGGAAAAATTTGACTTAGAAGGAAAAGAAAATGTACCCGTTGAAGAGCTTTCAAAAGGGATGGGACAAAAAGTACAGTTTATAGCTTCAATTATCCATGAACCTGAATTCCTTATTCTGGATGAGCCATTCTCGGGTCTTGATCCAGTTAGTCAAGATATCTTCAAAGAGGAAATTCGTAAATTAGCCGAAAAAGGGACCGCTATTCTATTATCCTCTCATCAAATGAATTTAGTAGAGGAGCTAGCAGATCGCTTATTTATGATAAACAAAGGGCAAAAAGTTATCTATGGAACGATGGATGAAGTTAAAACGGAATATGCCAATTTCAAATGTACCATCCGAGGAAAAAATGAAAAAAGCACCCTAGAGCGACTCCCAGAAGTACAGCGAGTGGAACAAGATGGGAATACATCGATTTTATACTTAAACAATAATGTGAATCCAGCCACATGGATAAAACATCTACCTGAACAATTAATTATAAATGAATTAAACATTGATCGAGTTACCTTACATGAAATCTTCATTGATATCGCGACAGGTAAAAGTGGAATGAAGAAAGTAGGTGAATCAAATGCGTAA
- a CDS encoding ArsR/SmtB family transcription factor gives MNNKPLNVSVEQAKLLGNALRIKIISKLLDEPRTAKQVADLLGESGGNVHYHMKKLYEGDLIELVEEKQFGGVMEKYYKSKSKWFNSFGAEPIDPVLKDDFISNDSTALSIRLNLTRDQQDQIKEEFRLFLEDWVKKTSVNETVGAQEYSIGVKINSTIPKMEEGE, from the coding sequence ATGAACAATAAACCGTTAAATGTATCAGTTGAACAAGCAAAACTACTTGGAAATGCGCTTCGAATTAAAATTATTAGTAAGTTATTAGATGAACCCAGAACAGCAAAACAGGTTGCTGACTTATTGGGGGAATCTGGAGGAAATGTACATTATCATATGAAGAAGCTTTACGAAGGAGATCTAATTGAACTTGTGGAAGAAAAACAATTTGGTGGAGTAATGGAGAAATATTACAAGTCAAAATCTAAATGGTTTAATTCTTTTGGAGCAGAACCGATTGATCCTGTTTTAAAAGACGATTTTATCTCTAATGATTCAACGGCACTTAGTATACGATTAAACCTTACTCGAGACCAACAAGATCAAATAAAAGAGGAATTTAGGTTATTTCTTGAAGATTGGGTGAAAAAAACATCCGTCAACGAAACTGTAGGGGCTCAAGAATATAGTATCGGTGTTAAAATAAATTCCACGATTCCAAAGATGGAGGAGGGGGAATGA
- a CDS encoding MFS transporter → MNLFLNKNFRYMFLGRVVTNIGDSLYVVAAMWLVYDLGGSTFYTGLAGFLTIFPRLIQFLSGPLIDKISIRPLLINTQLIQCALLLIIPLAYYFEFLSVALVLTLSPIIMIFNMLVYPAQMASLPTFVENNDLTKANSYFTLAYQGIEIGCNAVAGVLIVIIGAVSIYLLDSFLFLMGALIFSMIKFENKPENKQDSILKTSIKNQCKTYQHELKDGVKVLLSKKFSRLLFGMIVINLVGGATFVVLPAFSDYKGGAEIYGLLLMAQAIGSLSGALLAPYLKLERFKMGKVYAIAFLISGVLWAVSVLMPWTWLMIIIYGIAWLPGGITNILINTCLQKGIPKELLGRVFSASFSLSGIAMPLGSLLGGSLGVVMGSSYVIFSSGIAVVFVGLFWLVDKTTSNLPTIEDIDEKTFIYQTLNTQAN, encoded by the coding sequence ATGAATCTATTTTTAAACAAAAATTTTAGGTATATGTTTTTGGGAAGAGTAGTAACCAACATCGGAGATAGCCTTTATGTGGTCGCTGCAATGTGGCTAGTATACGATTTAGGGGGTTCAACTTTTTATACCGGATTAGCAGGTTTCCTTACTATTTTTCCAAGATTGATACAGTTTTTGAGTGGACCACTAATTGATAAAATATCTATTCGTCCATTGTTAATCAACACACAACTTATACAATGCGCCCTTTTATTGATTATTCCTTTGGCTTACTATTTTGAATTCCTTAGTGTTGCACTTGTTCTAACATTATCACCAATAATAATGATTTTTAACATGTTGGTATACCCAGCTCAAATGGCTTCACTTCCTACCTTCGTAGAAAATAATGATTTAACGAAAGCTAATTCTTATTTTACACTTGCATACCAGGGGATTGAGATAGGGTGTAATGCGGTAGCAGGTGTTTTAATTGTTATCATTGGCGCTGTTTCCATTTATCTACTGGACTCTTTCCTATTTTTAATGGGTGCTTTAATATTTTCAATGATCAAATTTGAGAATAAACCAGAAAATAAACAGGATAGTATTCTAAAAACCTCAATAAAAAATCAGTGTAAAACATACCAACATGAACTAAAAGATGGTGTGAAAGTTTTACTTAGCAAAAAATTTTCAAGACTTCTTTTTGGTATGATAGTCATAAATCTTGTGGGCGGAGCAACTTTTGTGGTTCTCCCTGCATTTAGCGACTATAAGGGTGGAGCTGAAATCTATGGCTTATTATTAATGGCACAAGCAATCGGTAGCTTGTCAGGAGCGTTATTAGCCCCTTATCTCAAATTAGAGCGCTTTAAAATGGGTAAGGTATATGCAATTGCATTTTTAATTAGTGGTGTACTGTGGGCAGTATCTGTTTTAATGCCATGGACATGGTTGATGATTATTATTTATGGAATTGCGTGGTTACCTGGTGGTATTACAAATATCTTGATAAATACATGTTTACAAAAAGGTATACCTAAAGAATTATTAGGCAGGGTATTTTCAGCTTCTTTTAGTTTAAGTGGTATTGCAATGCCACTTGGCTCGTTACTTGGGGGTAGTTTAGGTGTAGTAATGGGAAGCTCTTATGTCATTTTTTCCAGTGGAATAGCTGTAGTTTTTGTTGGTCTGTTTTGGCTAGTTGATAAAACAACTTCCAATTTACCTACGATAGAGGACATAGATGAAAAGACGTTTATTTACCAAACACTTAATACTCAAGCAAATTAG
- a CDS encoding SRPBCC family protein codes for MNNFGSLHEKDGRFVLVFERKYPFSPEKVFRYLTDPYYFTQWYPFATGVMNLRVGGKIKFDDGEGSIYEAVITELNPPYSFCFQEVDDLLEISLYETYQGCTLKFSHTFNDRAMAIYTAAGWHRCLEVLGQLIHDRTIEWEDNALELREYYKKSLFKN; via the coding sequence ATGAATAACTTTGGCAGTCTTCATGAAAAAGATGGAAGGTTTGTTTTGGTTTTTGAACGTAAATATCCATTTAGTCCTGAAAAAGTATTTCGTTATCTAACGGATCCGTATTATTTCACTCAGTGGTATCCATTTGCAACTGGAGTTATGAATCTTAGAGTTGGTGGAAAGATAAAGTTCGATGATGGTGAAGGGTCAATCTATGAGGCGGTAATTACCGAATTAAATCCTCCATATTCTTTTTGTTTTCAAGAAGTTGATGATTTATTAGAGATAAGCCTATATGAAACGTATCAAGGGTGCACCTTGAAGTTTAGCCATACGTTTAATGATCGAGCAATGGCTATATATACAGCTGCAGGGTGGCATAGATGCTTGGAGGTCCTTGGCCAATTAATCCATGATCGTACAATTGAATGGGAAGATAATGCACTTGAATTACGTGAATACTACAAAAAAAGTTTGTTTAAAAATTAA
- a CDS encoding sigma-70 family RNA polymerase sigma factor yields the protein MFGHVKHEVWRYDSQPLGRNNKGNRGIFGERAFRWRVSEMNRSFEEIVEAFTPLVKKQIRQLHGTKHFDELYQIGLIAIWEASERFSGEKGHFPSYVKKYIRGKMLHFLNKEKKIRERTVMFDEPEIIEQLPAQAATVVMTIPLRPVLSYLSDREKLWLVEHLEHGKGPKQIAKEHNVSVNTVKTWRLEAIKKLKLHLNTPCDGTYVSTT from the coding sequence ATGTTTGGGCATGTGAAACATGAAGTTTGGCGATATGACAGCCAACCTCTGGGGCGCAATAATAAGGGTAACCGCGGAATATTTGGAGAGCGCGCTTTCCGCTGGAGAGTTAGTGAAATGAATAGATCGTTTGAAGAAATAGTCGAGGCATTTACACCACTTGTGAAAAAGCAGATTAGACAGCTGCACGGAACGAAACATTTTGATGAGCTATACCAAATCGGCTTAATTGCGATCTGGGAGGCTTCGGAACGCTTCTCGGGAGAAAAAGGGCACTTCCCTAGTTACGTCAAAAAATACATTCGGGGCAAGATGTTACATTTTTTAAATAAAGAAAAGAAAATTCGCGAGCGAACGGTTATGTTCGACGAGCCGGAAATCATTGAACAGTTACCTGCACAAGCAGCGACCGTTGTGATGACAATTCCACTCAGGCCAGTTCTTTCCTATTTATCTGACAGAGAAAAGTTGTGGTTGGTTGAACATCTTGAGCACGGCAAAGGTCCGAAGCAAATTGCCAAAGAACATAACGTCTCAGTCAACACAGTGAAAACTTGGCGACTTGAAGCGATTAAAAAGTTGAAACTACACCTCAATACTCCCTGCGATGGCACCTACGTTTCAACAACTTAA
- a CDS encoding methyl-accepting chemotaxis protein, translating to MFKWKDLKIKRKIMVLVIFVSFLPLVGLSTLFYSGSKENITNEVLRGNSVFLKLTKSKLNNYFLERAGDGQVLAASLYDKIADLNRVERNSPQWRTYYQEMDEILSVVTSSYGFTNIYLTDEKGTITYSTIQKETEGSDISYRPYFTAAKNGDQFWSNLFYSDLYLSNVKVLSTPIYRNGVSGSFIGTINILLDNEAISALVHNEIHRIGQSGDAYLINAEGLLHTETRLGEYTEDATLSVTIDTKAVDILRQPIQNRDLNFEFADVYHDYLGNPVLGAVGTVLIGNEVLGLVIEVDEDEAFTNLISLRNFVIIIAIGIIAICSIFSIWFSTNMSNKINYLRRELNILASSGGDLTKELNITGKDEIGELAGATNKFITNVRSIVTNVMRNAEHATAASQQLNASAEEIEQSANQMAVSIQEVSDGAQQQNELAVSTLTLVEKSMKEVEIGNEQVNQTSLAAASSTEIAKKGKQAIVTAINQSEEMKQTVLSASNSVDLLGRHSQEISGIITIITEIADQTNLLALNAAIEAARAGEQGKGFAVVADEVRKLAEQSRNSAGKITELINNIQQETSVTVKLMNDNLQAVEEQVCLIGSGGQSLEAIVKQAEETEFFAKSTKEIFNRLQENTQNVLQAVEEISSIIEETAASSQEVAAGAEEQAATVEEITASSEELVEMAEQLNEEVKKFKV from the coding sequence ATGTTTAAATGGAAGGACTTAAAGATTAAAAGGAAGATTATGGTGTTAGTTATTTTTGTTTCTTTTCTACCATTAGTGGGTCTAAGTACACTGTTTTATAGTGGGTCTAAGGAAAATATTACAAATGAAGTTTTAAGAGGAAATAGCGTGTTTTTAAAGCTGACCAAGTCGAAGCTTAATAATTATTTTTTGGAGCGCGCGGGAGATGGTCAAGTGTTAGCTGCTTCTTTATATGATAAGATTGCTGATTTAAATCGTGTAGAAAGGAATAGCCCACAGTGGCGAACATATTATCAGGAAATGGACGAGATATTATCAGTTGTTACTAGTTCATATGGATTTACGAATATATACCTAACAGATGAAAAGGGAACGATTACCTATTCAACGATACAAAAAGAGACTGAAGGTAGTGATATTTCCTACCGACCATACTTCACCGCAGCAAAAAATGGTGATCAGTTCTGGTCTAACTTATTCTACTCTGACCTATATTTGTCCAATGTAAAAGTATTATCTACACCTATTTATAGAAATGGAGTTTCTGGTAGTTTTATAGGAACAATCAATATTTTGTTAGACAACGAGGCAATTTCTGCATTAGTACATAATGAAATTCATCGGATAGGACAAAGTGGTGATGCCTATTTGATAAATGCTGAAGGGTTATTGCATACTGAAACAAGGCTTGGTGAGTATACTGAAGATGCTACGCTAAGCGTGACAATTGATACTAAAGCTGTCGATATATTGCGGCAGCCAATCCAAAATCGTGATTTGAATTTTGAATTCGCTGACGTATATCATGATTACCTTGGCAATCCAGTACTAGGTGCTGTTGGAACGGTTTTAATTGGAAATGAAGTTTTAGGGTTAGTTATTGAAGTAGATGAAGACGAAGCGTTTACTAACTTAATTTCACTTCGAAATTTCGTCATAATAATTGCTATTGGTATTATTGCAATATGCTCAATCTTTTCAATTTGGTTTTCTACCAACATGAGTAATAAAATTAACTATCTTCGTCGTGAGCTTAATATTTTAGCTTCTAGTGGTGGAGATTTAACAAAGGAATTAAATATTACCGGTAAGGATGAGATTGGAGAGCTTGCAGGTGCTACAAACAAGTTTATAACCAATGTTCGAAGTATCGTAACTAATGTGATGAGAAACGCAGAACACGCAACTGCGGCTTCACAGCAATTAAATGCGAGTGCTGAAGAAATCGAACAATCGGCAAATCAAATGGCTGTAAGTATTCAGGAAGTATCTGATGGAGCTCAACAGCAGAATGAGTTAGCAGTATCGACACTTACTTTAGTAGAAAAATCTATGAAGGAAGTAGAAATAGGAAATGAACAGGTAAATCAAACGTCATTGGCAGCGGCTTCCTCTACAGAGATTGCCAAAAAAGGAAAGCAAGCAATAGTTACTGCAATTAATCAATCAGAAGAAATGAAGCAAACGGTTTTATCGGCTTCAAATTCGGTCGATTTGCTTGGAAGACATTCTCAAGAAATTAGTGGCATCATTACGATCATTACTGAAATAGCTGATCAAACGAATTTACTAGCATTAAATGCAGCAATCGAAGCAGCACGCGCTGGAGAGCAAGGAAAAGGATTTGCCGTTGTTGCTGATGAAGTCCGCAAATTAGCAGAACAGTCTAGAAATTCCGCTGGAAAAATTACGGAATTAATCAATAACATTCAGCAGGAAACATCGGTGACAGTAAAATTAATGAACGATAATTTACAGGCTGTTGAAGAACAAGTTTGCTTAATAGGAAGCGGAGGACAATCGTTAGAAGCAATTGTCAAACAAGCAGAGGAGACAGAGTTTTTTGCCAAGTCAACAAAAGAGATTTTTAATCGCCTACAAGAAAACACTCAAAATGTTCTTCAGGCAGTAGAAGAGATTTCAAGCATTATTGAAGAAACAGCAGCTTCTTCCCAAGAGGTGGCAGCAGGAGCAGAAGAACAAGCAGCAACAGTAGAAGAAATAACCGCAAGTTCTGAAGAATTAGTGGAGATGGCTGAACAGTTAAACGAAGAAGTGAAGAAGTTTAAAGTTTAA
- the ahpF gene encoding alkyl hydroperoxide reductase subunit F codes for MVLETEIKAQLNQYLQMMEGDVVLKVSAVSDDISTKMKALVDEIASMSPRISVEHTELYRTPSFSVNRVGEDTGVTFAGIPLGHEFTSLVLALLQVSGRAPKVDQKIIDQVKNISGEYDFETYVSLSCHNCPDVVQALNMMSVLNPGITHTMIDGAAFKHEVDTRNVMNVPSIFLNGEFFGGGRMTLEEILAKMGNGPDASEFADKDPYDVLVIGGGPAGASAAIYAARKGIRTGIVAERFGGQVLDTMSIENFISMKQTEGPKLVASLEEHVKEYNIDVMNLQRAKHLVKNDLFELELENGAVLKSKSVIISTGARWRNVGVPGEQEFKNKGVAYCPHCDGPLFEGKDVAVIGGGNSGVEAAIDLAGIVNHVTVLEFMPELKADAVLQKRLYSLPNVTVLKNVQTKEITGSDKVNGISYIERDTEEVKHIELQGVFVQIGLVPNTDWLGETVDRTRFGEIVVNNHGATNVPGLFAAGDCTNSPYKQIIISMGSGANAALGAFDYLIRN; via the coding sequence ATGGTTCTTGAAACTGAAATTAAAGCACAACTAAACCAATACCTTCAAATGATGGAAGGCGATGTGGTCCTGAAAGTTAGTGCAGTATCGGATGACATCTCTACGAAAATGAAAGCTCTTGTTGATGAGATTGCTTCTATGTCACCAAGAATTTCTGTTGAACATACAGAGTTATACCGAACACCAAGCTTTAGTGTAAATCGCGTTGGCGAAGATACTGGAGTTACCTTTGCTGGTATCCCTTTAGGTCACGAATTTACCTCCTTAGTGCTAGCTCTCTTACAAGTTAGTGGAAGAGCACCAAAGGTTGATCAGAAGATTATTGACCAAGTGAAAAACATTAGCGGGGAATATGACTTTGAAACTTACGTGAGTTTAAGTTGTCATAACTGCCCTGATGTCGTCCAAGCCTTAAACATGATGAGCGTTCTTAACCCTGGCATTACTCATACGATGATTGATGGTGCGGCGTTTAAGCACGAAGTAGACACTAGAAATGTCATGAACGTCCCTTCAATTTTCTTAAATGGGGAATTCTTTGGTGGCGGGCGTATGACACTTGAAGAAATATTAGCTAAGATGGGGAATGGCCCAGATGCTTCAGAGTTTGCTGACAAAGATCCATACGACGTACTTGTTATCGGCGGCGGGCCAGCGGGTGCAAGTGCCGCGATTTATGCAGCACGTAAAGGGATTCGGACAGGAATAGTTGCAGAACGCTTTGGCGGTCAGGTTCTAGATACGATGAGTATTGAGAATTTTATTAGCATGAAGCAAACAGAAGGACCTAAACTAGTAGCAAGCCTTGAAGAGCATGTGAAAGAGTACAATATTGATGTGATGAATTTACAGCGTGCTAAACATTTAGTGAAGAACGATCTTTTCGAACTTGAGCTAGAAAACGGCGCTGTTCTTAAGAGTAAAAGTGTCATCATTTCAACAGGTGCCCGTTGGCGTAATGTCGGCGTGCCAGGTGAACAAGAATTTAAGAACAAAGGTGTAGCCTATTGCCCACATTGTGACGGCCCATTGTTTGAAGGAAAAGACGTAGCTGTTATCGGTGGAGGAAACTCAGGTGTTGAGGCAGCTATTGATCTGGCTGGAATTGTTAATCATGTAACGGTTCTTGAGTTTATGCCAGAACTGAAAGCTGACGCTGTTCTACAGAAACGTCTATACAGCCTTCCGAACGTAACTGTATTAAAGAACGTTCAAACAAAAGAAATTACCGGTTCAGACAAAGTAAACGGTATTTCCTACATTGAGCGTGATACCGAAGAAGTAAAACATATCGAATTACAAGGTGTGTTTGTTCAAATCGGACTTGTACCAAATACCGATTGGTTAGGTGAAACCGTTGACCGTACTCGTTTCGGCGAAATCGTTGTCAATAATCATGGTGCTACAAACGTACCTGGCTTGTTTGCTGCAGGCGATTGTACAAATAGTCCATATAAGCAAATCATTATTTCAATGGGATCAGGAGCGAATGCAGCATTAGGTGCATTTGATTATCTAATCCGTAATTAA